One Pantanalinema sp. DNA window includes the following coding sequences:
- the dapF gene encoding diaminopimelate epimerase — protein sequence MIPFTKMQGAGNDFIVIDCLDAFGVLDFGAIAPALCDRHFGVGADGLLLVLPSEVADFRMRVINADGSEPEMCGNGLRCFARYLHDAGLSDALTLRIETGAGVLKAEVLETGVRLDMGAPRMAERLLEPLVAGDASFEATAVSMGNPHCVVFVEDLDAFDFEKYGPLVEAHPAFPRRTNAEFAQVLAPDRIRLKVYERGVGPTLACGTGACATLVAAAMSGRTGREARIDLPGGTLSIRWDEDGRILMTGPARVVFTGAVDPLRLRR from the coding sequence ATGATTCCTTTCACCAAGATGCAGGGGGCGGGCAACGACTTCATCGTGATCGATTGCCTGGATGCGTTCGGCGTCCTCGACTTCGGGGCGATCGCCCCGGCCCTGTGCGATCGCCACTTCGGGGTCGGCGCGGACGGCCTCTTGCTCGTTCTGCCCTCCGAGGTGGCCGACTTCCGGATGCGGGTCATCAACGCGGACGGCAGCGAGCCCGAGATGTGCGGCAACGGGCTGCGCTGCTTCGCGCGCTACCTGCACGACGCGGGCCTGAGCGACGCGCTCACGCTTCGCATCGAGACGGGGGCGGGCGTCCTGAAAGCCGAGGTGCTCGAGACCGGCGTGCGGCTCGACATGGGCGCCCCGCGCATGGCCGAGCGCCTGTTGGAGCCCCTGGTGGCGGGGGATGCCTCCTTCGAGGCCACCGCCGTCTCCATGGGCAATCCCCACTGCGTCGTCTTCGTCGAGGACCTGGATGCCTTCGACTTCGAGAAGTACGGCCCTCTGGTCGAGGCGCATCCCGCCTTTCCGCGGCGCACCAACGCCGAGTTCGCCCAGGTGCTCGCTCCCGACCGCATCCGGCTCAAGGTCTACGAGCGAGGGGTCGGTCCCACGCTCGCTTGCGGCACCGGCGCCTGCGCGACCCTGGTGGCGGCGGCCATGAGCGGCCGCACCGGGCGCGAGGCCCGCATCGACTTGCCCGGCGGGACCCTCTCGATCCGCTGGGACGAGGACGGTCGCATCCTCATGACGGGCCCGGCCCGGGTCGTCTTCACCGGGGCCGTCGATCCGCTGCGCCTGAGGCGGTGA